A single region of the Streptomyces caelestis genome encodes:
- the nsdA gene encoding transcriptional repressor NsdA — protein MSGNGGSGTDAAHATHADKRPNELLTSWFVRSGWSKGELARQVNRRARQLGANHISTDTSRVRRWLDGENPREPIPRILSELFSERFGVVVSVEDLGLRTARQSPSATGVDLPWTGPQTVALLSEFSRSDLMLARRGFLGSSLVLSAGPSLIEPMQRWLVPSPPAPRSAPEPSAGSSGRARGRLSKPELDLLESTTVMFRQWDAQCGGGLRRKAVVGQLHEVTDLLQEPQPEATTRCLFKVAGELAELAGWMSYDVGLQPTAQKYFVLALHAAKEAGDRPLGSYVLSSMSRQMIHLGRPDDALELIHLAQYGSRDCASPRTQSMLYAMEARAYANMGQPGKCKRAVRMAEDTFAEADEWDEPDPDWIRFFSEAELYGENSHSFRDLAYVAGRSPTYASLAEPLMQRAVELFAEDGEHQRSYALNLIGMATVNLLQREPEQCTVFASQAMQVAKKVRSERVNTRIRKTVDSAARDFGDLGEVVDLTERLAAELPETAEAV, from the coding sequence GTGAGCGGCAACGGCGGAAGCGGGACGGACGCTGCACACGCGACGCACGCTGACAAGCGCCCGAACGAGCTGCTCACCTCCTGGTTCGTGCGCAGCGGCTGGTCCAAGGGCGAGCTCGCCCGCCAGGTCAACCGCCGGGCGCGCCAGCTGGGCGCCAACCACATCTCCACGGACACCTCGCGCGTGCGCCGCTGGCTCGACGGCGAGAACCCTCGCGAACCGATCCCCAGGATCCTGTCCGAGCTGTTCTCGGAGCGCTTCGGCGTCGTCGTCTCCGTCGAGGACCTGGGGCTGCGCACCGCGCGCCAGTCACCCTCCGCGACCGGCGTCGACCTGCCCTGGACGGGCCCGCAGACCGTGGCCCTGCTCAGCGAGTTCTCGCGCAGCGATCTGATGCTGGCGCGGCGCGGCTTCCTCGGGAGCTCGCTGGTCCTGTCTGCGGGCCCGTCCCTCATCGAGCCCATGCAGCGCTGGCTCGTCCCCTCGCCCCCGGCCCCGCGGTCGGCGCCCGAGCCCTCGGCCGGCTCCTCCGGGCGGGCCCGCGGCCGGCTCTCCAAGCCGGAGCTGGACCTGCTGGAGTCCACGACCGTGATGTTCCGGCAGTGGGACGCCCAGTGCGGCGGCGGCCTGCGCCGCAAGGCGGTCGTCGGGCAGCTGCACGAGGTGACGGACCTGCTCCAGGAGCCGCAGCCCGAGGCCACCACCCGGTGCCTGTTCAAGGTCGCGGGCGAACTCGCCGAGCTGGCCGGCTGGATGTCGTACGACGTCGGGCTCCAGCCGACCGCCCAGAAGTACTTCGTCCTCGCGCTGCACGCCGCGAAGGAGGCCGGTGACCGGCCCCTCGGTTCGTACGTGCTGTCCAGCATGAGCCGGCAGATGATCCACCTCGGTCGGCCCGACGACGCGCTGGAGCTGATCCACCTCGCGCAGTACGGCAGCCGGGACTGCGCGAGCCCGCGCACCCAGTCGATGCTGTATGCGATGGAGGCCCGCGCCTACGCCAACATGGGGCAGCCCGGCAAGTGCAAGCGGGCGGTCCGGATGGCCGAGGACACCTTCGCCGAGGCCGACGAGTGGGACGAGCCCGACCCCGACTGGATCCGCTTCTTCTCCGAGGCCGAGCTGTACGGCGAGAACTCCCACTCGTTCCGCGACCTGGCCTATGTCGCCGGCCGCAGCCCGACGTACGCCTCGCTGGCCGAACCCCTGATGCAGCGGGCCGTCGAGCTCTTCGCCGAGGACGGCGAGCACCAGCGGTCGTATGCGCTGAACCTGATCGGGATGGCCACGGTGAACCTCCTCCAGCGCGAGCCCGAGCAGTGCACGGTCTTCGCCTCGCAGGCCATGCAGGTCGCCAAGAAGGTCCGCTCCGAGCGGGTCAACACTCGTATCCGAAAGACGGTCGACTCGGCCGCACGCGACTTCGGTGACCTCGGCGAGGTCGTCGACCTCACCGAGCGGCTCGCCGCCGAGCTGCCCGAGACGGCCGAGGCGGTCTGA
- the ftsY gene encoding signal recognition particle-docking protein FtsY, whose protein sequence is MDIVILAVVIAVVVLGALGGLIVGSRRKKQLPPPPPAAPDITAPPAEPHVGDEAETPREEPRRTIEEVDLPDGSAPVVVEEPPAEAPAIEIPEPTAGRLVRLRARLSRSQNALGQGLLTLLSREHLDEDTWEEIEDTLLTADVGVQPTQELVERLRERVKVLGTRTPEELRTLLREELVTLVGRDMDRTVRTEPEDRKPGIVLVVGVNGTGKTTTTGKLARVLVADGQSVVLGAADTFRAAAADQLQTWGERVGAHTVRGPEGGDPASVAFDAVKEGKEMGANVVLIDTAGRLHTKTGLMDELGKVKRVVEKHAPVDEVLLVLDATTGQNGLVQARVFAEVVDITGIVLTKLDGTAKGGIVVAVQRELGVPVKLIGLGEGADDLAPFEPEAFVDALIGD, encoded by the coding sequence ATGGACATCGTCATCCTTGCTGTAGTCATCGCCGTGGTCGTGCTCGGCGCGCTCGGCGGGCTCATCGTCGGCAGCCGGCGCAAGAAGCAGCTGCCCCCGCCCCCGCCAGCAGCGCCCGACATCACCGCCCCACCGGCCGAGCCGCACGTCGGCGACGAGGCCGAGACGCCGCGGGAGGAACCGCGGCGCACGATAGAGGAGGTGGATCTCCCGGACGGCTCGGCTCCGGTCGTCGTCGAGGAGCCGCCCGCCGAGGCTCCCGCGATCGAGATCCCGGAGCCCACCGCGGGTCGCCTGGTCCGGCTGCGGGCCCGGCTCTCCCGCTCGCAGAACGCTCTCGGTCAGGGCTTGCTGACCCTGCTGTCGCGCGAGCACCTCGACGAGGACACCTGGGAGGAGATCGAGGACACCCTGCTCACCGCCGACGTCGGCGTGCAGCCCACCCAGGAACTGGTCGAGCGCCTGCGCGAGCGTGTGAAGGTGCTCGGCACCCGCACCCCCGAGGAGCTGCGCACCCTGCTGCGCGAGGAGCTCGTCACACTGGTCGGCCGGGACATGGACCGCACCGTCAGGACCGAGCCGGAGGACCGCAAGCCGGGCATCGTGCTGGTCGTCGGCGTCAACGGCACCGGCAAGACCACCACCACCGGCAAGCTCGCGCGTGTCCTGGTGGCCGACGGCCAGAGCGTCGTGCTCGGCGCCGCCGACACCTTCCGTGCCGCCGCCGCCGACCAGCTCCAGACCTGGGGCGAGCGCGTCGGCGCCCACACCGTGCGCGGACCGGAGGGCGGCGACCCGGCTTCCGTCGCCTTCGACGCGGTCAAGGAGGGCAAGGAGATGGGCGCGAACGTCGTGCTCATCGACACGGCCGGCCGCCTGCACACCAAGACCGGCCTCATGGACGAGCTCGGCAAGGTCAAGCGGGTCGTGGAGAAGCACGCCCCGGTGGACGAGGTGCTGCTCGTGCTCGACGCCACCACCGGCCAGAACGGCCTGGTGCAGGCCCGGGTCTTCGCCGAGGTCGTCGACATCACCGGCATCGTCCTCACCAAGCTCGACGGCACGGCCAAGGGCGGCATCGTCGTCGCGGTCCAGCGCGAGCTGGGTGTCCCGGTCAAGCTGATCGGGCTCGGCGAGGGCGCGGACGACCTGGCGCCGTTCGAGCCGGAGGCGTTCGTCGACGCCCTGATCGGAGACTGA
- a CDS encoding bifunctional DNA primase/polymerase, which translates to MGFTIGISRGMRDIRSGSRRRGRTSDGTAVAEYTGLWGWDVVPGARAAAGACSCGRRDCPAPGAHPLNFAPVIPAGATLDEVTEAWGEFPGASVMLPVGRAFDVIEVAEPAGCRALARLERMGLPVGPVVATPDGRAHFFVAPGAAADLPGLLYRMGWDDPAALDLRGLGPGAHITAPPSDRGGLGPVRWLRSPALDSASRPPEARLVLGTLAYVAHRSRA; encoded by the coding sequence ATGGGCTTCACGATCGGCATCAGCCGGGGCATGCGCGACATCCGGTCCGGCTCACGCCGCCGCGGCCGCACGTCGGACGGCACCGCCGTGGCCGAGTACACCGGCCTGTGGGGCTGGGACGTGGTGCCGGGCGCCCGGGCCGCGGCGGGGGCCTGCTCCTGCGGCCGCCGTGACTGCCCGGCGCCGGGCGCGCATCCGCTCAACTTCGCGCCGGTGATCCCCGCCGGGGCGACGCTGGACGAGGTGACCGAGGCCTGGGGCGAGTTCCCCGGCGCCTCGGTGATGCTGCCGGTGGGCCGGGCGTTCGACGTCATCGAGGTGGCCGAACCCGCCGGCTGCCGCGCGCTGGCCCGGCTGGAGCGCATGGGCCTGCCCGTCGGCCCGGTCGTGGCGACCCCGGACGGCCGTGCCCACTTCTTCGTCGCCCCCGGTGCCGCCGCCGACCTGCCCGGACTGCTCTACCGCATGGGCTGGGACGACCCGGCCGCCCTCGACCTGCGCGGCCTCGGCCCCGGCGCGCACATCACGGCACCGCCCTCCGACCGCGGCGGCCTCGGCCCCGTGCGCTGGCTGCGCTCCCCCGCCCTGGACTCGGCGTCCAGGCCACCCGAGGCCCGCCTGGTCCTGGGCACGCTGGCGTACGTGGCACACCGGTCACGCGCCTAG
- a CDS encoding ammonium transporter, translating to MAPAITLAAEAPKLSAANTGFMLICSALVMLMTPGLAFFYGGMVRVKSTLNMLMMSFISLGIVTILWVLYGFSMAFGTDSGSLIGWNSDWVGLGNIGLTELWPGYTIPVFVFLVFQLMFAIITPALISGALADRVKFSAWALFVALWATVVYFPVAHWVWGTGGWAFELGVIDFAGGTAVHINAGAAALGVILVIGKRVGFKRDPMRPHSLPLVMLGAGLLWFGWFGFNAGSWLGNDDGVGALMFVNTQVATAAAMLAWLAYEKIRHGAFTTLGAASGAVAGLVAITPAGGAVTPLGAIAVGVIAGVLCAMAVGLKYKFGYDDSLDVVGVHLVGGVVGSLLIGFFASGKGQSEVEGLLYGGGLTQFWKQCAGVFAVLAYSLIVSALLAFILDKTMGMRVTEDDEIAGIDQAEHAETAYDFSGAGGGAAKTAAVAAGVAGAESKKVDA from the coding sequence ATGGCACCAGCCATCACCCTTGCCGCAGAAGCACCCAAGCTGTCTGCCGCCAACACAGGGTTCATGCTCATCTGTTCCGCCCTGGTGATGCTCATGACCCCGGGCCTGGCCTTCTTCTACGGAGGCATGGTCCGCGTCAAGAGCACCCTGAACATGCTGATGATGAGCTTCATCAGCCTCGGGATCGTCACCATCCTGTGGGTGCTGTACGGCTTCTCCATGGCGTTCGGCACCGACTCCGGCAGCCTCATCGGCTGGAACTCCGACTGGGTCGGCCTCGGCAACATCGGCCTGACCGAGCTGTGGCCCGGCTACACCATCCCGGTGTTCGTGTTCCTGGTCTTCCAGCTGATGTTCGCGATCATCACGCCCGCCCTGATCAGCGGTGCCCTCGCCGACCGCGTGAAGTTCAGCGCCTGGGCGCTGTTCGTCGCCCTGTGGGCCACGGTCGTCTACTTCCCGGTCGCGCACTGGGTCTGGGGCACCGGCGGCTGGGCCTTCGAACTCGGTGTGATCGACTTCGCCGGTGGTACGGCGGTCCACATCAACGCCGGTGCCGCCGCCCTCGGCGTGATCCTGGTCATCGGCAAGCGCGTCGGCTTCAAGAGGGACCCGATGCGCCCGCACAGCCTGCCGCTGGTCATGCTCGGCGCGGGGCTCCTGTGGTTCGGCTGGTTCGGCTTCAACGCCGGCTCCTGGCTCGGCAACGACGACGGCGTCGGCGCGCTGATGTTCGTCAACACGCAGGTCGCCACCGCCGCCGCCATGCTGGCCTGGCTCGCCTACGAGAAGATCCGCCACGGCGCGTTCACCACGCTGGGCGCCGCCTCCGGCGCGGTCGCCGGTCTGGTCGCCATCACCCCGGCCGGTGGCGCGGTCACCCCGCTCGGCGCGATCGCCGTCGGCGTCATCGCCGGTGTGCTGTGCGCCATGGCCGTCGGCCTGAAGTACAAGTTCGGCTACGACGACTCCCTGGACGTCGTCGGTGTCCACCTGGTCGGCGGTGTCGTCGGCTCCCTGCTGATCGGCTTCTTCGCCAGCGGCAAGGGCCAGTCCGAGGTCGAGGGCCTCCTCTACGGTGGCGGCCTGACCCAGTTCTGGAAGCAGTGCGCCGGTGTCTTCGCGGTGCTCGCCTACTCGCTGATCGTCTCCGCGCTCCTCGCCTTCATCCTCGACAAGACCATGGGTATGCGGGTCACCGAGGACGACGAGATCGCCGGCATCGACCAGGCCGAGCACGCCGAGACCGCATACGACTTCAGCGGCGCCGGTGGCGGTGCCGCCAAGACCGCCGCCGTCGCGGCCGGCGTGGCCGGCGCCGAGAGCAAGAAGGTGGACGCATGA
- a CDS encoding sugar porter family MFS transporter, translated as MTSTAQAPKSGARAAHPEHLGHVIFIAAAAAMGGFLFGYDSSVINGAVEAIRGRYDIGSAALAQVIAIALIGCAIGAATAGRIADRIGRIRCMQIAAILFTISAVGSALPFALYDLAFWRVVGGFAIGMASVIGPAYIAEVAPPAYRGRLGSFQQAAIVIGIAVSQLVNWGVLNAADGDQRGKLMGLEAWQVMLGVMVIPAILYGLLSFAIPESPRFLISVGKHERAREILAEVEGKDIDLDARVAEIEGAMKSEHKSSFKDLLGGSFFFKPIVWIGIGLSVFQQFVGINVAFYYSSTLWQSVGVDPTDSFFYSFTTSIINIVGTVIAMIFVDRVGRRPLAIIGSIGMVVGLALEAWAFSHHLVDGKLPATQGWIALIAAHIFVLFFALSWGVVVWVMLGEMFPNRIRAAALGVAAAAQWIANWAITASFPSLADWNLSVTYVIYTAFAALSIPFVLKFVKETKGKALEEMG; from the coding sequence GTGACCAGCACAGCGCAGGCCCCCAAGTCAGGAGCCAGGGCGGCTCATCCCGAGCATCTCGGGCATGTCATCTTCATCGCGGCGGCCGCCGCGATGGGTGGTTTCCTCTTCGGCTACGACAGTTCCGTGATCAACGGCGCCGTCGAGGCCATCCGGGGCCGCTACGACATCGGTTCCGCAGCCCTCGCCCAGGTCATCGCCATCGCCCTCATCGGCTGCGCCATCGGTGCCGCGACCGCCGGCCGCATAGCCGACCGCATCGGCCGCATCCGGTGCATGCAGATCGCCGCGATCCTCTTCACGATCAGCGCCGTCGGCTCGGCCCTTCCCTTCGCGCTGTACGACCTCGCCTTCTGGCGCGTCGTCGGCGGCTTCGCCATCGGCATGGCCTCGGTCATCGGCCCGGCCTACATAGCCGAGGTCGCCCCGCCCGCCTACCGCGGCCGGCTCGGCTCCTTCCAGCAGGCCGCGATCGTCATCGGCATCGCCGTGTCACAGCTGGTCAACTGGGGTGTGCTGAACGCCGCCGACGGCGACCAGCGCGGCAAGCTGATGGGCCTGGAGGCCTGGCAGGTCATGCTCGGCGTCATGGTCATCCCGGCCATCCTCTACGGGCTGCTCTCCTTCGCCATCCCCGAGTCCCCGCGCTTCCTGATCTCCGTCGGCAAGCACGAGCGCGCCCGGGAGATCCTCGCCGAGGTCGAGGGCAAGGACATCGACCTGGACGCCCGTGTCGCCGAGATCGAGGGCGCCATGAAGAGCGAGCACAAGTCCAGCTTCAAGGACCTGCTCGGCGGCAGCTTCTTCTTCAAGCCGATCGTCTGGATCGGCATCGGCCTGTCGGTCTTCCAGCAGTTCGTCGGCATCAACGTCGCGTTCTACTACTCCTCGACACTGTGGCAGTCGGTCGGCGTCGACCCGACGGACTCGTTCTTCTACTCCTTCACCACGTCGATCATCAACATCGTCGGCACCGTCATCGCGATGATCTTCGTCGACCGCGTCGGCCGCCGGCCGCTCGCGATCATCGGCTCGATCGGCATGGTCGTCGGCCTGGCGCTGGAGGCCTGGGCGTTCTCCCACCACCTCGTCGACGGCAAGCTGCCCGCCACGCAGGGCTGGATCGCCCTGATCGCGGCGCACATCTTCGTCCTCTTCTTCGCCCTGTCCTGGGGCGTGGTCGTCTGGGTCATGCTCGGCGAGATGTTCCCCAACCGGATCCGCGCCGCCGCCCTGGGTGTGGCCGCCGCCGCGCAGTGGATCGCCAACTGGGCCATCACCGCGAGCTTCCCGTCGCTGGCCGACTGGAACCTCTCCGTGACCTACGTGATCTACACGGCGTTCGCCGCGCTCTCCATCCCGTTCGTCCTGAAGTTCGTCAAGGAGACGAAGGGCAAGGCCCTGGAGGAGATGGGCTGA
- the smc gene encoding chromosome segregation protein SMC, translated as MHLKALTLRGFKSFASATTLRFEPGITCVVGPNGSGKSNVVDALSWVMGEQGAKSLRGGKMEDVIFAGTTGRPPLGRAEVSLTIDNSDGALPIEYAEVTITRIMFRNGGSEYQINGDTCRLLDIQELLSDSGIGREMHVIVGQGQLDSVLHADPMGRRAFIEEAAGVLKHRKRKEKALRKLDAMQANLARVQDLTDELRRQLKPLGRQAAVARRAAVIQADLRDARLRLLADDLVRLREALKAEVADEAALKARKEAAEQELRKALQRESLLEDEVRQLTPRLQRAQQTWYELSQLAERVRGTISLADARVQSATSAPPEERRGRDPEDMEREAARIREQEAELEAALEAAERALEDTVAHRAELERELAQEERRLKDAARAIADRREGLARLSGQVNAARSRAASAQAEIERLAAARDEAQERAVAAQEEYEALKAEVDGLDAGDAELAEQHEAAKQQLAEAEAALTAAREAVTAAERNRAATQARHETLALGLRRKDGTGTLLAAKDRLSGLLGPAAELLTVTPGHEVALAAAFGAAADAIAVTTPASAADAIRLLRKQDGGRAALLLAGTPEAPRSGAGNCATSPDEPADDRRPLPAPPAQHFAADLVRGPSDLMPAVRRLLHNTVIVGTLEDAEDLVYAHPYLTAVTAEGDLLGAHFAHGGSAGVPSLLEVQASVDEAAAELEELAVRCGELTEAQHSAMARRKECAALVEELGERRRAADREKSAVAQQLGRLAGQARGAAGEAERSTAAAARAQEALDKALAEVEELAERLAVAEEMPIEEEPDTSVRDRLAADGANARQTEMEARLQVRTHEERVKGLAGRADSLDRAARAEREARARAEQRRARLRHEAAVAEAVGSGARQLLAHVEVSLARADEERTAAEAAKARREQELARARTEGRDLKAELDKLTDSVHRGEVLGAEKRLRIEQLETKALEELGVEPAGLVAEYGPHQLVPPSPPAEGEELPEDPEHPRNQPKPFVRAEQEKRLKAAERAYQQLGKVNPLALEEFAALEERHQFLSEQLEDLKKTRADLLQVVKEVDERVEQVFTEAYRDTAREFEGVFSRLFPGGEGRLILTDPDNMLTTGVDVEARPPGKKVKRLSLLSGGERSLTAVALLVSIFKARPSPFYVMDEVEAALDDTNLQRLIRIMQELQEASQLIVITHQKRTMEVADALYGVSMQGDGVSKVISQRLR; from the coding sequence GTGCACCTCAAGGCCCTGACCCTCCGTGGGTTCAAGTCGTTCGCCTCGGCGACCACACTCCGGTTCGAGCCGGGGATCACGTGCGTCGTCGGACCGAACGGCTCGGGCAAGTCCAACGTCGTGGACGCGCTCAGCTGGGTCATGGGCGAGCAGGGCGCCAAATCCCTGCGCGGCGGCAAGATGGAGGACGTCATCTTCGCAGGCACCACCGGCCGCCCGCCGCTGGGCCGGGCCGAGGTGTCCCTGACCATCGACAACTCCGACGGGGCCCTGCCCATCGAGTACGCCGAGGTCACCATCACGCGGATCATGTTCCGCAACGGCGGCAGCGAGTACCAGATCAACGGCGACACCTGCCGCCTCCTCGACATCCAGGAACTGCTCTCCGACTCCGGCATCGGCCGCGAGATGCACGTGATCGTCGGACAGGGCCAGCTCGACTCCGTCCTGCACGCCGACCCCATGGGGCGCCGCGCCTTCATCGAGGAGGCCGCCGGCGTCCTCAAGCACCGCAAGCGCAAGGAGAAGGCGCTGCGCAAGCTGGACGCGATGCAGGCCAACCTCGCGCGCGTGCAGGACCTCACCGACGAACTCAGACGCCAGCTCAAGCCCCTCGGCCGCCAGGCCGCCGTCGCGCGCAGGGCCGCCGTCATCCAGGCCGACCTGCGCGACGCCCGGCTGCGCCTGCTGGCCGACGACCTCGTACGGCTGCGGGAAGCCCTCAAGGCCGAGGTCGCCGACGAGGCCGCGCTGAAGGCACGCAAGGAGGCCGCCGAGCAGGAGCTGCGCAAGGCGCTCCAGCGCGAGTCCCTCCTGGAGGACGAGGTGCGGCAGCTCACGCCGCGCCTCCAGCGCGCCCAGCAGACCTGGTACGAGCTCTCCCAGCTCGCCGAGCGGGTGCGCGGCACGATCTCGCTGGCCGACGCCCGCGTGCAGAGCGCCACCTCCGCGCCCCCCGAGGAACGGCGCGGCCGCGACCCGGAGGACATGGAGCGCGAGGCGGCCCGCATCCGCGAGCAGGAGGCCGAGCTGGAAGCGGCCCTGGAGGCGGCCGAACGCGCCCTGGAGGACACCGTCGCCCACCGCGCCGAGCTGGAGCGCGAACTGGCCCAGGAGGAACGGCGCCTGAAGGACGCCGCCCGCGCCATCGCCGACCGGCGCGAGGGACTGGCCCGGCTCAGCGGCCAGGTCAACGCGGCCCGTTCCCGCGCCGCCTCCGCCCAGGCCGAGATCGAACGCCTGGCCGCCGCCCGCGACGAGGCGCAGGAACGTGCCGTCGCCGCCCAGGAGGAGTACGAAGCCCTCAAGGCGGAGGTCGACGGCCTCGACGCCGGTGACGCGGAACTCGCCGAGCAGCACGAGGCGGCGAAGCAGCAGCTCGCCGAGGCCGAGGCCGCCCTCACGGCAGCCCGCGAGGCGGTCACGGCGGCCGAACGCAATCGCGCCGCCACCCAGGCCCGCCACGAGACCCTGGCGCTCGGCCTGCGCCGCAAGGACGGCACCGGGACACTGCTCGCGGCGAAGGACCGTCTCTCCGGCCTCCTCGGCCCGGCGGCGGAACTCCTGACGGTGACCCCCGGCCACGAAGTAGCCCTGGCAGCGGCCTTCGGAGCGGCGGCGGACGCGATCGCCGTGACGACCCCGGCATCGGCAGCCGACGCGATCAGGCTCTTGCGCAAGCAGGACGGAGGCCGGGCGGCACTGCTCCTGGCGGGAACACCGGAAGCGCCCCGAAGCGGTGCGGGGAACTGCGCGACCAGCCCCGACGAACCCGCAGACGACCGCCGGCCTCTCCCGGCACCGCCTGCGCAGCACTTCGCCGCCGACCTGGTCCGCGGCCCCAGCGACCTCATGCCGGCCGTACGGCGCCTCCTGCACAACACCGTCATCGTCGGCACCCTCGAAGACGCCGAAGACCTCGTCTACGCCCACCCCTACCTCACCGCCGTCACGGCCGAAGGTGACCTCCTCGGCGCCCACTTCGCCCACGGCGGCTCCGCGGGCGTCCCCAGCCTCCTCGAAGTGCAGGCCTCCGTCGACGAGGCCGCTGCCGAGCTGGAGGAGCTGGCCGTCCGCTGCGGGGAGCTGACCGAGGCCCAGCACTCGGCCATGGCCAGGCGCAAGGAGTGTGCCGCGCTGGTCGAGGAACTGGGGGAGCGGCGCCGGGCCGCCGACCGGGAGAAGTCGGCCGTCGCCCAGCAGCTCGGCCGGCTCGCCGGGCAGGCACGGGGCGCGGCAGGGGAGGCCGAGCGGTCCACCGCCGCCGCGGCCCGGGCACAGGAGGCCCTCGACAAGGCACTCGCGGAGGTCGAGGAACTCGCCGAGCGGCTCGCCGTCGCCGAGGAGATGCCGATCGAGGAGGAGCCCGACACGTCCGTACGGGACCGGCTCGCCGCCGACGGTGCCAACGCGCGCCAGACGGAGATGGAGGCCCGCCTCCAGGTCCGTACGCACGAGGAACGGGTCAAGGGCCTGGCCGGACGGGCAGACTCCCTGGACCGGGCCGCCCGCGCGGAACGCGAGGCACGCGCGCGTGCCGAGCAGCGGCGGGCCCGCCTGCGGCATGAGGCGGCGGTCGCCGAGGCCGTCGGCTCGGGCGCCCGGCAGCTGCTCGCGCACGTCGAGGTCTCCCTGGCCCGCGCCGACGAGGAGCGCACCGCCGCGGAGGCCGCCAAAGCCCGCCGCGAACAGGAACTCGCCCGCGCCCGCACCGAGGGACGCGATCTCAAGGCCGAACTCGACAAGTTGACGGATTCGGTCCACCGCGGCGAGGTACTCGGCGCCGAGAAGCGGCTGCGGATCGAGCAGCTGGAGACCAAGGCGCTGGAGGAGCTGGGTGTCGAACCGGCGGGGCTGGTGGCGGAGTACGGACCGCATCAGCTCGTGCCGCCCTCGCCCCCCGCCGAGGGCGAGGAGCTGCCGGAGGATCCGGAGCACCCGCGCAACCAGCCGAAGCCGTTCGTCCGGGCCGAGCAGGAGAAGCGACTGAAGGCCGCCGAGCGCGCCTACCAGCAGCTCGGCAAGGTGAACCCGCTCGCCCTGGAGGAGTTCGCGGCGCTGGAGGAGCGCCACCAGTTCCTCAGCGAGCAGCTCGAGGACCTCAAGAAGACGCGGGCGGACCTCCTCCAGGTGGTGAAGGAGGTCGACGAGCGCGTCGAGCAGGTCTTCACCGAGGCATACCGGGACACGGCCCGGGAGTTCGAGGGCGTCTTCAGCCGGCTCTTCCCGGGGGGTGAGGGGCGGCTGATCCTGACCGACCCCGACAACATGCTCACCACGGGCGTGGACGTCGAGGCCCGTCCGCCGGGCAAGAAGGTCAAGCGGCTGTCCCTGCTCTCCGGCGGGGAGCGGTCGCTGACCGCCGTGGCGCTGCTCGTGTCGATCTTCAAGGCGCGGCCCAGCCCGTTCTACGTCATGGACGAGGTCGAGGCCGCCCTCGACGACACCAACCTCCAGCGGCTCATCCGGATCATGCAGGAGCTCCAGGAAGCCTCCCAGCTGATCGTGATCACCCACCAGAAGCGCACCATGGAGGTCGCCGACGCGCTCTACGGCGTCTCCATGCAGGGCGATGGTGTGTCGAAGGTCATCAGCCAGCGCCTCCGCTAG
- a CDS encoding LLM class flavin-dependent oxidoreductase → MPVSVVRFNLVAPGAAPAELGARYRAALEMASYADDRGVTTVQTEEHHGADNNWLPSPFSFAGAVFGATRRVSVTVSAVIGPLHDPLRLAEEIAVLDLLSGGRLVTVAGIGYRPEEYDLFGVDFARRGRLQDELLETLLAAWTGEPFSYRGRRVRITPRPYTEPHPLLLVGGSSKAAARRAARLGLPFFPSAHLPELEAYYKERLVEYGTEGWVLMPAAETPLLHVAEDPDRAWAEYGEHFLHEARTYASWQSGGVRSAVKSAAATVEELRAEGVYRILTPEQCAGLGLDSYVLHPLAGGMPVEEGWRSLQLFAGRVMPKLAG, encoded by the coding sequence ATGCCCGTCTCGGTCGTACGCTTCAACCTCGTCGCCCCCGGGGCCGCCCCGGCCGAGCTCGGCGCCCGTTACCGGGCGGCCCTGGAGATGGCCTCGTACGCCGACGACCGGGGCGTGACCACCGTGCAGACGGAGGAGCACCACGGGGCCGACAACAACTGGCTGCCTTCGCCGTTCTCCTTCGCGGGGGCCGTCTTCGGCGCGACCCGGCGCGTCTCGGTCACCGTCTCGGCGGTCATCGGCCCGCTGCACGACCCGCTGCGGCTCGCCGAGGAGATCGCCGTGCTGGACCTGCTGAGCGGCGGCCGGCTGGTGACGGTCGCCGGGATCGGGTACCGGCCCGAGGAGTACGACCTGTTCGGCGTGGACTTCGCCCGGCGCGGACGGCTCCAGGACGAGCTGCTGGAGACGCTGCTCGCGGCCTGGACGGGCGAGCCCTTCTCGTATCGGGGCCGCAGGGTCCGGATCACCCCGCGTCCGTATACCGAACCGCATCCCCTGCTCCTGGTCGGCGGCTCCTCCAAGGCCGCCGCCCGCCGGGCCGCCCGGCTGGGCCTGCCCTTCTTCCCCAGCGCGCACCTGCCGGAGCTGGAGGCGTACTACAAGGAACGGCTCGTCGAGTACGGCACCGAGGGCTGGGTGCTGATGCCCGCCGCCGAGACACCACTGCTGCATGTGGCGGAGGATCCGGACCGGGCCTGGGCGGAGTACGGGGAGCACTTCCTGCACGAGGCGCGGACGTACGCCTCCTGGCAGTCGGGCGGCGTGCGGTCCGCGGTGAAGTCGGCGGCGGCGACGGTCGAGGAGCTGCGCGCGGAGGGCGTGTACCGGATTCTCACGCCCGAGCAGTGTGCGGGGCTGGGGCTGGACTCCTACGTCCTGCATCCGCTGGCCGGCGGGATGCCGGTGGAGGAGGGGTGGCGGAGTCTGCAGCTGTTCGCGGGGCGGGTGATGCCAAAGCTGGCGGGCTGA